The Lacrimispora xylanolytica genome has a segment encoding these proteins:
- a CDS encoding DUF7402 domain-containing protein, whose product MASVSIAVKDKDGREKSLASGENQAILVFEGQYEEGDVIVLSTEKTDAHYVVRIDDCMDESLVYITKREVTYFIPFGEKKVSYNPKAFTGERHYLTIRTATSYEEESYRNLGKNVMDQHGDTGCYPHAFANVETRGEAVFAARNAIDGVLAGESHGEWPYESWGINRQDDAELTLEFGRPVDFDTLILYTRSDFPHDNWWVKATFTFSDGTSEVVEMEKSSKPHVFEIKREHITWIRLSNLIKADDPSPFPALTQIEVYGKDSQ is encoded by the coding sequence ATGGCTTCGGTTTCAATTGCTGTGAAAGATAAAGATGGCAGGGAAAAATCTCTGGCATCAGGAGAGAATCAGGCAATCCTCGTATTTGAAGGACAATATGAGGAAGGGGACGTAATCGTTCTTTCTACGGAAAAAACAGACGCCCATTATGTTGTCAGGATTGATGACTGTATGGACGAATCCCTGGTCTATATAACAAAGCGGGAAGTAACATATTTCATTCCCTTTGGGGAGAAAAAGGTATCCTATAATCCAAAAGCATTTACAGGAGAACGCCATTATCTTACCATACGGACTGCCACTTCGTATGAAGAGGAATCCTACCGGAATTTAGGAAAGAATGTAATGGACCAGCATGGGGATACTGGCTGTTACCCACATGCCTTTGCGAATGTAGAAACAAGAGGAGAAGCGGTATTTGCAGCCCGCAACGCCATTGACGGGGTTCTTGCCGGCGAATCCCATGGGGAATGGCCTTATGAGTCCTGGGGCATCAACCGTCAGGATGATGCAGAGCTTACTCTTGAATTTGGCCGTCCTGTGGATTTTGATACCCTGATTCTCTACACACGTTCGGATTTCCCTCACGATAACTGGTGGGTAAAGGCAACCTTTACATTCTCTGACGGGACATCAGAAGTAGTAGAAATGGAAAAGAGCAGTAAACCCCATGTATTTGAAATAAAGCGCGAACATATCACCTGGATACGGTTAAGCAATCTCATAAAGGCAGACGATCCATCCCCGTTCCCAGCTTTGACTCAGATTGAGGTATATGGAAAAGATTCTCAGTAA
- a CDS encoding type I phosphomannose isomerase catalytic subunit, whose translation MEFLFLEPVFKEAIWGGTRLRDVFGYDIPGDTTGECWAISAHKNGECQIAGGRYDGKLLGSLWKERPELFGHYKGEQFPLLVKIIDARQDLSIQVHPDDAYAGIHENGSLGKTECWYILDCEPDTEIVIGHYAKDKKEMESMIRSGKWDEFIRKVPVHKGDFFQINPGCVHAIKGGTMILETQQSSDITYRVYDYDRLQDGKPRQLHIEQSIDTINAPFEADESKPVTESLEGADHTHFVSCPYYSVDKYDINGVFSIEFHKYFTNVSVLSGNGSVNGISVMAGQHFIVPAESGVCRFEGTMSIICSNPE comes from the coding sequence ATGGAATTTTTGTTTTTAGAGCCTGTCTTTAAAGAGGCCATCTGGGGAGGCACCAGGCTGCGAGACGTATTTGGTTATGATATTCCTGGCGATACCACAGGAGAATGCTGGGCAATCAGCGCTCATAAGAATGGGGAATGTCAAATCGCAGGGGGAAGATACGATGGAAAGCTGCTGGGCAGTTTGTGGAAGGAGAGACCAGAGCTTTTCGGCCATTATAAAGGAGAGCAGTTTCCTCTTCTCGTAAAGATCATAGATGCCAGGCAGGACCTAAGTATTCAGGTTCATCCCGATGACGCATATGCCGGTATCCACGAAAATGGTTCCCTTGGAAAAACAGAATGCTGGTATATCTTAGACTGTGAACCTGATACGGAAATCGTCATCGGTCATTATGCTAAGGATAAGAAAGAGATGGAATCTATGATCCGAAGCGGCAAGTGGGATGAGTTTATCCGTAAAGTTCCGGTTCATAAAGGTGATTTTTTTCAGATCAATCCAGGCTGCGTTCATGCCATAAAGGGCGGAACCATGATTTTAGAGACCCAGCAGAGCAGTGATATCACTTACCGGGTGTATGATTATGACCGCTTGCAGGACGGAAAACCAAGACAGCTTCATATAGAACAAAGCATTGATACAATAAACGCACCCTTTGAAGCCGATGAGAGCAAACCGGTGACAGAGTCACTTGAGGGAGCAGATCACACTCATTTTGTAAGCTGTCCCTATTACTCCGTGGACAAGTATGATATAAATGGTGTATTTTCTATAGAGTTTCATAAGTATTTTACCAATGTAAGCGTGTTAAGCGGAAATGGATCCGTCAATGGTATCTCTGTTATGGCAGGGCAGCATTTTATTGTACCGGCAGAGAGTGGAGTGTGCAGATTTGAAGGAACGATGTCAATCATCTGTTCCAATCCAGAATAA
- a CDS encoding ROK family protein — MRLGALEAGGTKMVCAIGNENGEIFERVSIPTESPDVTMPKLIAYFADKEIEALGIGCFGPIDLNRNSETYGCITTTPKLAWKNYNIVKAFQDALRVPVGFDTDVNGSALGEATWGITKGLQNSMYITIGTGVGTGIITNGGLLHGMLHPEGGHLLLSRHPKDSFEGTCPYHKNCLEGLAAGPAIEARWGEKGTQLADRKEVWELEAYYIAQALVDYIMVISPQRIVIGGGVMHQEHLMPLIREEVKRQLAGYIDTKELSDIDQYIVLPSLNDNQGIMGALKLGLDEYQLEMKG, encoded by the coding sequence ATGAGACTTGGGGCATTAGAAGCAGGCGGCACAAAGATGGTTTGTGCCATTGGAAATGAAAATGGGGAAATATTTGAACGCGTATCCATACCAACAGAATCACCGGATGTAACCATGCCGAAGCTGATTGCGTATTTCGCTGATAAGGAAATTGAGGCACTTGGTATTGGCTGTTTCGGACCCATTGACTTAAACAGAAATTCAGAAACTTATGGCTGTATTACAACCACTCCAAAGCTTGCATGGAAAAATTATAATATCGTAAAAGCATTCCAAGACGCTTTAAGAGTGCCGGTAGGGTTTGATACCGATGTCAATGGCTCTGCCCTTGGAGAAGCTACCTGGGGAATTACCAAGGGGCTTCAAAACAGCATGTACATTACCATTGGAACTGGTGTTGGAACCGGAATCATTACAAATGGAGGGCTTCTTCACGGAATGCTTCATCCGGAGGGGGGGCATCTTCTTTTATCGAGACATCCAAAAGACTCCTTTGAAGGAACGTGTCCTTACCACAAGAACTGTCTGGAAGGACTAGCTGCCGGACCTGCCATCGAGGCCCGCTGGGGAGAAAAGGGGACGCAGCTGGCAGACCGCAAGGAGGTATGGGAATTAGAGGCCTATTACATCGCTCAGGCACTTGTTGATTATATTATGGTCATTTCACCACAGAGAATCGTTATTGGCGGCGGTGTCATGCATCAGGAGCATCTGATGCCGTTAATCAGGGAAGAAGTAAAGCGTCAGCTTGCCGGATATATTGATACAAAAGAGCTTTCTGATATCGATCAGTATATCGTATTACCAAGCTTAAATGACAATCAGGGAATTATGGGAGCGCTTAAGCTGGGACTGGACGAATATCAACTGGAAATGAAAGGTTAA
- a CDS encoding DUF5684 domain-containing protein: MDSSLYASLAAFGAFVFVLVIAIGILLIVANWKIFTKAGQPGWATLIPFYNVYVMSQIAFGSAIYFIALIVVWVVSFIGNISGIDFISSLASLAQLVLYIIYCAKISKAFQKSIGFTVGLVVLPVIFFPILGFDSSRYIGPQ, encoded by the coding sequence ATGGATAGTAGTTTATATGCATCATTGGCTGCATTTGGCGCATTTGTATTTGTATTAGTTATAGCAATCGGTATTTTATTAATCGTGGCCAATTGGAAGATTTTTACGAAAGCAGGCCAACCAGGCTGGGCCACATTGATACCATTTTATAATGTTTATGTTATGTCTCAGATTGCATTTGGAAGCGCCATATATTTTATCGCTCTCATTGTTGTGTGGGTGGTTTCCTTTATTGGAAACATTTCTGGTATTGATTTTATATCCAGCCTCGCAAGCTTGGCACAGTTGGTTTTATATATCATTTACTGTGCTAAGATTTCCAAAGCATTTCAAAAGAGCATTGGTTTTACCGTTGGTCTGGTTGTACTGCCAGTCATCTTTTTCCCGATTCTTGGGTTTGACAGTTCTAGATACATAGGACCACAATAA